The proteins below are encoded in one region of Rhododendron vialii isolate Sample 1 chromosome 7a, ASM3025357v1:
- the LOC131332061 gene encoding uncharacterized protein LOC131332061 isoform X1 yields MPRHKVMEQPQNPLRTNGGKRIVKKLMEEEVSGLELVQMNEETETTVDQILRQYRSKEGQSDRSHQFWDTLKILNSNRELNLILLQDPNPLLADCLQKLPKLQAEKEKCKSVRETKCRERGVINGRKSVEVVCTKKFQKENIYHSLWNKIRSLNGEQSTGRENPRTPSRIVDLKLRKGRTEISEIVNCHCSFVHSPHRLKNQGKSVKTSYFSFKGIKRKMRHAGADDRKEQHWISKDGSKGIGRKIASRNDKPSTDVKMKDTQSKIRLEIASPKESSHKKLSSSSVHFPKRRDFDIYLEARRHLSERLSHVEKDETFSAKKSPKTLDRILSSHQHDFLPIHSPDWVIQSSFVTSQMRFFPYSNFCGLQKEDKTSCLSSSTQDKGPSSFADNGKFDDQLHIFGSKPGNSENHSPDTEGHKSISSVTNDFSSNCYVKKAETNDDFKTMEDPTTASSRTCITSPRQSTDTANMSEEFGYLECSRPGSPSESQQLISSLDVSSPSPSSIQKLGFGDSIYDRIENPSPVSVLDPVFLKDITSPPSTTTKPVNAAANSTMQPLHVDFEEQYGYPNWDKLFLKWYSPDQLLSPSFFDELELPSLDSSCDQKLLFDYVNEVISEAYQCYFSCSPVPSFLKPKLQPIPVDKVVGHEIKKRVNLYLLLSPMAPRRLDEIVGEDLASSSTWMDIRRDIEVIAVHMVESILDELIPEALHEFHI; encoded by the exons ATGCCAAGGCATAAAGT GATGGAGCAGCCACAAAATCCCTTGAGAACTAATGGTGGTAAAAGAATTGTAAAGAAACTCATGGAAGAAGAGGTCTCCGGTCTAGAGCTAGTTCAGATGAATGAAGAAACCGAAACAACTGTAGATCAGATACTCAGACAGTACCGTAGCAAAGAGGGGCAAAGCGACCGGTCTCATCAATTCTGGGACACCTTAAAGATTCTGAATTCGAACAGGGAATTAAATCTGATACTCCTACAAGATCCGAACCCCCTTTTGGCGGATTGCCTCCAGAAACTACCGAAGTTACAGgcagagaaagaaaaatgtaaatCTGTCCGAGAGACCAAATGCAGAGAAAGGGGGGTTATAAATGGAAGGAAATCTGTTGAGGTTGTATGTACCAAGAAGTTTCAGAAGGAAAATATTTACCATTCTCTCTGGAATAAGATCAGGAGCTTGAATGGAGAACAATCAACTGGAAGAGAAAATCCTCGAACCCCAAGTAGAATAGTAGATTTAAAGCTGCGTAAGGGGAGAACggaaatttctgaaattgtaaACTGTCACTGCTCCTTTGTGCACTCGCCCCATCGCTTGAAAAATCAAGGGAAGAGTGTCAAGACATCGTATTTTTCCTTCAAGGGTATAAAAAGGAAGATGAGGCATGCAGGAGCAGATGATCGAAAAGAGCAGCATTGGATTTCGAAAGATGGCAGTAAAGGGATTGGTAGGAAGATTGCTAGTAGAAATGACAAACCTTCCACTGATGTCAAAATGAAGGACACGCAATCGAAGATTAGACTTGAAATTGCTTCCCCCAAGGAAAGTTCCCATAAAAAGTTGAGTTCCTCAAGTGTCCATTTTCCTAAAAGAAGAGATTTCGACATATATTTGGAGGCTAGAAGACATCTCTCGGAGAGGCTCAGCCATGTTGAGAAGGATGAGACCTTCTCTGccaaaaaatccccaaaaacATTAGATAGGATCCTCTCTTCTCACCAGCATGACTTCTTGCCCATTCATAGTCCCGACTGGGTCATTCAATCCAGTTTCGTTACCTCACAAATGAGATTTTTCCCCTACAGTAATTTTTGTGGGCTTCAAAAGGAAGATAAAACAAGCTGCCTAAGTTCATCAACGCAGGATAAAGGACCTTCATCCTTTGCTGATAATGGGAAGTTCGATGATCAGCTGCATATCTTCGGCTCAAAGCCAGGCAATTCAGAGAACCACTCACCTGATACTGAAGGACACAAGAGCATCAGTTCCGTTACCAATGATTTTAGTTCTAACT GTTACGTGAAGAAAGCAGAAACAAACGATGATTTCAAAACTATGGAAGATCCAACCACTGCATCAAGTCGCACGTGCATTACAAGTCCTAGACAAAGCACTGATACAGCCAATATGAGTGAGGAATTTGGATATTTGGAGTGTTCAAGACCA GGGTCGCCTTCAGAGAGTCAGCAGCTAATATCTTCACTTGATGTTTCTTCACCAAGCCCTTCAAGCATTCAGAAACTGGGATTTGGCGATAGCATTTATGATAGAATAGAGAATCCGAGCCCAGTTTCGGTTCTTGATCCAGTTTTCTTAAAGGATATCACCAGCCCTCCAAGTACCACAACCAAACCTG TGAATGCTGCAGCCAACTCAACAATGCAACCACTTCATGTTGATTTTGAAGAACAATATGGGTACCCGAATTGGGATAAGCTCTTCTTGAAGTGGTATTCGCCGGACCAACTTCTTAGCCCATCCTTTTTTGATGAATTAGAATTACCTTCTCTCGACTCTTCGTGTGATCAGAAACTCCTCTTCGATTACGTCAATGAAGTCATATCAGAGGCATATCAATGTTATTTCAGCTGCTCTCCCGTTCCTTCATTTCTCAAACCCAAACTCCAGCCAATTCCAGTGGACAAAGTAGTGGGTCATGAGATCAAGAAAAGAGTTAATCTGTACCTTCTTCTATCCCCAATGGCGCCACGGAGACTAGACGAGATTGTGGGAGAAGATTTGGCAAGCTCTTCAACATGGATGGATATTCGGCGTGACATTGAAGTTATTGCAGTTCATATGGTGGAGTCCATTCTCGACGAACTGATACCAGAAGCATTACATGAGTTCCATATCTGA
- the LOC131332064 gene encoding uncharacterized protein LOC131332064 isoform X4 translates to MQPNSDLPKCSDLPVGSQLRLQNSGKKMEGEESTTAAVSSVSSTTTTKSETLVSEPGLNSVEAADDGGENPLAGSKPTSLDHKDIFRAIEVVERDSVAIAESFTSLFDSLRLALSEATSSSVDHMQCFSDAAGQIQERALDAASKGNRYINSCLRLNKEMKHVDGLAKQLKILRRNVDALDSAVNRQLYLP, encoded by the exons ATGCAACCCAATTCTGATTTACCAAAATGTTCTGATTTACCAGTCGGTTCGCAATTGCGACTGCAAAACAGCGGGAAAAAAATGGAAGGCGAGGAGTCGACCACCGCAGCAGTTTCCTCAGTGTCATCAACAACCACCACAAAATCCGAAACCCTAGTTTCAGAACCAGGCCTCAATTCCGTAGAAGCTGCGGATGACGGAGGAGAGAACCCACTCGCAGGATCGAAACCGACGTCGCTCGATCACAAGGACATCTTCAGAGCCATCGAGGTGGTGGAGAGGGACTCCGTGGCCATCGCCGAGAGTTTCACCTCTCTCTTCGATTCCCTCCGCTTGGCTCTCTCCGAG GCAACAAGTAGTTCGGTTGACCACATGCAGTGCTTTAGTGATGCTGCAGGCCAAATTCAAGAACGTG CACTTGATGCAGCCTCAAAAGGGAATCGATATATAAATTCCTGTCTCAG ATTAAACAAAGAAATGAAGCATGTTGATGGGCTCGCCAAGCAACT aaaaatcctGAGGAGGAATGTAGATGCTTTGGACTCGGCTGTAAATCGGCAACTCTATCTCCCATGA
- the LOC131332636 gene encoding uncharacterized protein LOC131332636: MYDTWMLASLLPMNALGYRIPKAPTLELSWHWSTFASAAATALFPSSETLEEKVSVERVGARPKDSKDVFWSWGCSDSDIAKIFQRRPSLRNVDLANLQSKLNLLSGLGLSSTDLVKIINCRPRFLGSRINKFFDGRLDYLQELFGSREVLLKAIIRNPSLLTYDFYTKIKPVVATYEDMGVSRKDLIAMLLSRPTLIPRTSINDEKLEYIRKTGISRD, from the exons ATGTATGATACGTGGATGCTTGCTTCTTTGTTGCCAATGAATG CTTTGGGATATCGGATTCCAAAAGCCCCAACTTTGGAGCTTTCCTGGCATTGGAGCACCTTTGCCTCTGCTGCTGCTACTGCCTTGTTTCCATCAAGTGAAACACTAGAAGAAAAGGTATCAGTAGAAAGGGTTGGAGCCCGTCCAAAGGACTCAAAAGATGTTTTTTGGAGTTGGGGTTGCAGTGATAGTGATATAGCAAAGATATTTCAACGGCGACCTTCTTTGCGGAATGTTGATCTTGCCAACCTTCAGTCCAAACTCAACTTGCTTTCTGGGTTGGGCCTCTCATCTACTGACCTTGTAAAGATCATTAACTGTCGCCCCCGCTTCCTTGGTAGTCGCATTAATAAGTTCTTTGACGGGCGCCTAGATTATCTCCAAGAATTGTTTGGGTCAAGGGAAGTACTTCTAAAAGCCATTATACGGAATCCTTCCCTCCTCACCTATGACTTTTATACCAAAATCAAACCTGTCGTTGCCACATACGAAGACATGGGTGTTAGTAGAAAGGATTTGATTGCTATGCTTCTTTCTCGCCCCACTTTAATTCCCAGAACCTCTATCAATGATGAGAAGTTGGAGTACATTCGCAAGACTGGGATCTCCAGGGAttaa
- the LOC131332061 gene encoding uncharacterized protein LOC131332061 isoform X3, with the protein MEQPQNPLRTNGGKRIVKKLMEEEVSGLELVQMNEETETTVDQILRQYRSKEGQSDRSHQFWDTLKILNSNRELNLILLQDPNPLLADCLQKLPKLQAEKEKCKSVRETKCRERGVINGRKSVEVVCTKKFQKENIYHSLWNKIRSLNGEQSTGRENPRTPSRIVDLKLRKGRTEISEIVNCHCSFVHSPHRLKNQGKSVKTSYFSFKGIKRKMRHAGADDRKEQHWISKDGSKGIGRKIASRNDKPSTDVKMKDTQSKIRLEIASPKESSHKKLSSSSVHFPKRRDFDIYLEARRHLSERLSHVEKDETFSAKKSPKTLDRILSSHQHDFLPIHSPDWVIQSSFVTSQMRFFPYSNFCGLQKEDKTSCLSSSTQDKGPSSFADNGKFDDQLHIFGSKPGNSENHSPDTEGHKSISSVTNDFSSNCYVKKAETNDDFKTMEDPTTASSRTCITSPRQSTDTANMSEEFGYLECSRPGSPSESQQLISSLDVSSPSPSSIQKLGFGDSIYDRIENPSPVSVLDPVFLKDITSPPSTTTKPVNAAANSTMQPLHVDFEEQYGYPNWDKLFLKWYSPDQLLSPSFFDELELPSLDSSCDQKLLFDYVNEVISEAYQCYFSCSPVPSFLKPKLQPIPVDKVVGHEIKKRVNLYLLLSPMAPRRLDEIVGEDLASSSTWMDIRRDIEVIAVHMVESILDELIPEALHEFHI; encoded by the exons ATGGAGCAGCCACAAAATCCCTTGAGAACTAATGGTGGTAAAAGAATTGTAAAGAAACTCATGGAAGAAGAGGTCTCCGGTCTAGAGCTAGTTCAGATGAATGAAGAAACCGAAACAACTGTAGATCAGATACTCAGACAGTACCGTAGCAAAGAGGGGCAAAGCGACCGGTCTCATCAATTCTGGGACACCTTAAAGATTCTGAATTCGAACAGGGAATTAAATCTGATACTCCTACAAGATCCGAACCCCCTTTTGGCGGATTGCCTCCAGAAACTACCGAAGTTACAGgcagagaaagaaaaatgtaaatCTGTCCGAGAGACCAAATGCAGAGAAAGGGGGGTTATAAATGGAAGGAAATCTGTTGAGGTTGTATGTACCAAGAAGTTTCAGAAGGAAAATATTTACCATTCTCTCTGGAATAAGATCAGGAGCTTGAATGGAGAACAATCAACTGGAAGAGAAAATCCTCGAACCCCAAGTAGAATAGTAGATTTAAAGCTGCGTAAGGGGAGAACggaaatttctgaaattgtaaACTGTCACTGCTCCTTTGTGCACTCGCCCCATCGCTTGAAAAATCAAGGGAAGAGTGTCAAGACATCGTATTTTTCCTTCAAGGGTATAAAAAGGAAGATGAGGCATGCAGGAGCAGATGATCGAAAAGAGCAGCATTGGATTTCGAAAGATGGCAGTAAAGGGATTGGTAGGAAGATTGCTAGTAGAAATGACAAACCTTCCACTGATGTCAAAATGAAGGACACGCAATCGAAGATTAGACTTGAAATTGCTTCCCCCAAGGAAAGTTCCCATAAAAAGTTGAGTTCCTCAAGTGTCCATTTTCCTAAAAGAAGAGATTTCGACATATATTTGGAGGCTAGAAGACATCTCTCGGAGAGGCTCAGCCATGTTGAGAAGGATGAGACCTTCTCTGccaaaaaatccccaaaaacATTAGATAGGATCCTCTCTTCTCACCAGCATGACTTCTTGCCCATTCATAGTCCCGACTGGGTCATTCAATCCAGTTTCGTTACCTCACAAATGAGATTTTTCCCCTACAGTAATTTTTGTGGGCTTCAAAAGGAAGATAAAACAAGCTGCCTAAGTTCATCAACGCAGGATAAAGGACCTTCATCCTTTGCTGATAATGGGAAGTTCGATGATCAGCTGCATATCTTCGGCTCAAAGCCAGGCAATTCAGAGAACCACTCACCTGATACTGAAGGACACAAGAGCATCAGTTCCGTTACCAATGATTTTAGTTCTAACT GTTACGTGAAGAAAGCAGAAACAAACGATGATTTCAAAACTATGGAAGATCCAACCACTGCATCAAGTCGCACGTGCATTACAAGTCCTAGACAAAGCACTGATACAGCCAATATGAGTGAGGAATTTGGATATTTGGAGTGTTCAAGACCA GGGTCGCCTTCAGAGAGTCAGCAGCTAATATCTTCACTTGATGTTTCTTCACCAAGCCCTTCAAGCATTCAGAAACTGGGATTTGGCGATAGCATTTATGATAGAATAGAGAATCCGAGCCCAGTTTCGGTTCTTGATCCAGTTTTCTTAAAGGATATCACCAGCCCTCCAAGTACCACAACCAAACCTG TGAATGCTGCAGCCAACTCAACAATGCAACCACTTCATGTTGATTTTGAAGAACAATATGGGTACCCGAATTGGGATAAGCTCTTCTTGAAGTGGTATTCGCCGGACCAACTTCTTAGCCCATCCTTTTTTGATGAATTAGAATTACCTTCTCTCGACTCTTCGTGTGATCAGAAACTCCTCTTCGATTACGTCAATGAAGTCATATCAGAGGCATATCAATGTTATTTCAGCTGCTCTCCCGTTCCTTCATTTCTCAAACCCAAACTCCAGCCAATTCCAGTGGACAAAGTAGTGGGTCATGAGATCAAGAAAAGAGTTAATCTGTACCTTCTTCTATCCCCAATGGCGCCACGGAGACTAGACGAGATTGTGGGAGAAGATTTGGCAAGCTCTTCAACATGGATGGATATTCGGCGTGACATTGAAGTTATTGCAGTTCATATGGTGGAGTCCATTCTCGACGAACTGATACCAGAAGCATTACATGAGTTCCATATCTGA
- the LOC131332064 gene encoding uncharacterized protein LOC131332064 isoform X2, with protein MQPNSDLPKCSDLPVGSQLRLQNSGKKMEGEESTTAAVSSVSSTTTTKSETLVSEPGLNSVEAADDGGENPLAGSKPTSLDHKDIFRAIEVVERDSVAIAESFTSLFDSLRLALSEATSSSVDHMQCFSDAAGQIQERALDAASKGNRYINSCLSYCCRLNKEMKHVDGLAKQLKILRRNVDALDSAVNRQLYLP; from the exons ATGCAACCCAATTCTGATTTACCAAAATGTTCTGATTTACCAGTCGGTTCGCAATTGCGACTGCAAAACAGCGGGAAAAAAATGGAAGGCGAGGAGTCGACCACCGCAGCAGTTTCCTCAGTGTCATCAACAACCACCACAAAATCCGAAACCCTAGTTTCAGAACCAGGCCTCAATTCCGTAGAAGCTGCGGATGACGGAGGAGAGAACCCACTCGCAGGATCGAAACCGACGTCGCTCGATCACAAGGACATCTTCAGAGCCATCGAGGTGGTGGAGAGGGACTCCGTGGCCATCGCCGAGAGTTTCACCTCTCTCTTCGATTCCCTCCGCTTGGCTCTCTCCGAG GCAACAAGTAGTTCGGTTGACCACATGCAGTGCTTTAGTGATGCTGCAGGCCAAATTCAAGAACGTG CACTTGATGCAGCCTCAAAAGGGAATCGATATATAAATTCCTGTCTCAG TTATTGCTGCAGATTAAACAAAGAAATGAAGCATGTTGATGGGCTCGCCAAGCAACT aaaaatcctGAGGAGGAATGTAGATGCTTTGGACTCGGCTGTAAATCGGCAACTCTATCTCCCATGA
- the LOC131332064 gene encoding uncharacterized protein LOC131332064 isoform X1 yields MQPNSDLPKCSDLPVGSQLRLQNSGKKMEGEESTTAAVSSVSSTTTTKSETLVSEPGLNSVEAADDGGENPLAGSKPTSLDHKDIFRAIEVVERDSVAIAESFTSLFDSLRLALSEATSSSVDHMQCFSDAAGQIQERALDAASKGNRYINSCLSYCCRLNKEMKHVDGLAKQLYPWFLLVFSLHTHLFALSYTGLLP; encoded by the exons ATGCAACCCAATTCTGATTTACCAAAATGTTCTGATTTACCAGTCGGTTCGCAATTGCGACTGCAAAACAGCGGGAAAAAAATGGAAGGCGAGGAGTCGACCACCGCAGCAGTTTCCTCAGTGTCATCAACAACCACCACAAAATCCGAAACCCTAGTTTCAGAACCAGGCCTCAATTCCGTAGAAGCTGCGGATGACGGAGGAGAGAACCCACTCGCAGGATCGAAACCGACGTCGCTCGATCACAAGGACATCTTCAGAGCCATCGAGGTGGTGGAGAGGGACTCCGTGGCCATCGCCGAGAGTTTCACCTCTCTCTTCGATTCCCTCCGCTTGGCTCTCTCCGAG GCAACAAGTAGTTCGGTTGACCACATGCAGTGCTTTAGTGATGCTGCAGGCCAAATTCAAGAACGTG CACTTGATGCAGCCTCAAAAGGGAATCGATATATAAATTCCTGTCTCAG TTATTGCTGCAGATTAAACAAAGAAATGAAGCATGTTGATGGGCTCGCCAAGCAACTGTATCCTTGGTTTCTTTTGGTGTTTTCATTGCATACACACTTATTTGCTCTTAG TTACACTGGTTTGCTTCCTTAA
- the LOC131332061 gene encoding uncharacterized protein LOC131332061 isoform X2, protein MPRHKVMEQPQNPLRTNGGKRIVKKLMEEEVSGLELVQMNEETETTVDQILRQYRSKEGQSDRSHQFWDTLKILNSNRELNLILLQDPNPLLADCLQKLPKLQAEKEKCKSVRETKCRERGVINGRKSVEVVCTKKFQKENIYHSLWNKIRSLNGEQSTGRENPRTPSRIVDLKLRKGRTEISEIVNCHCSFVHSPHRLKNQGKSVKTSYFSFKGIKRKMRHAGADDRKEQHWISKDGSKGIGRKIASRNDKPSTDVKMKDTQSKIRLEIASPKESSHKKLSSSSVHFPKRRDFDIYLEARRHLSERLSHVEKDETFSAKKSPKTLDRILSSHQHDFLPIHSPDWVIQSSFVTSQMRFFPYSNFCGLQKEDKTSCLSSSTQDKGPSSFADNGKFDDQLHIFGSKPGNSENHSPDTEGHKSISSVTNDFSSNCYVKKAETNDDFKTMEDPTTASSRTCITSPRQSTDTANMSEEFGYLECSRPGSPSESQQLISSLDVSSPSPSSIQKLGFGDSIYDRIENPSPVSVLDPVFLKDITSPPSTTTKPANSTMQPLHVDFEEQYGYPNWDKLFLKWYSPDQLLSPSFFDELELPSLDSSCDQKLLFDYVNEVISEAYQCYFSCSPVPSFLKPKLQPIPVDKVVGHEIKKRVNLYLLLSPMAPRRLDEIVGEDLASSSTWMDIRRDIEVIAVHMVESILDELIPEALHEFHI, encoded by the exons ATGCCAAGGCATAAAGT GATGGAGCAGCCACAAAATCCCTTGAGAACTAATGGTGGTAAAAGAATTGTAAAGAAACTCATGGAAGAAGAGGTCTCCGGTCTAGAGCTAGTTCAGATGAATGAAGAAACCGAAACAACTGTAGATCAGATACTCAGACAGTACCGTAGCAAAGAGGGGCAAAGCGACCGGTCTCATCAATTCTGGGACACCTTAAAGATTCTGAATTCGAACAGGGAATTAAATCTGATACTCCTACAAGATCCGAACCCCCTTTTGGCGGATTGCCTCCAGAAACTACCGAAGTTACAGgcagagaaagaaaaatgtaaatCTGTCCGAGAGACCAAATGCAGAGAAAGGGGGGTTATAAATGGAAGGAAATCTGTTGAGGTTGTATGTACCAAGAAGTTTCAGAAGGAAAATATTTACCATTCTCTCTGGAATAAGATCAGGAGCTTGAATGGAGAACAATCAACTGGAAGAGAAAATCCTCGAACCCCAAGTAGAATAGTAGATTTAAAGCTGCGTAAGGGGAGAACggaaatttctgaaattgtaaACTGTCACTGCTCCTTTGTGCACTCGCCCCATCGCTTGAAAAATCAAGGGAAGAGTGTCAAGACATCGTATTTTTCCTTCAAGGGTATAAAAAGGAAGATGAGGCATGCAGGAGCAGATGATCGAAAAGAGCAGCATTGGATTTCGAAAGATGGCAGTAAAGGGATTGGTAGGAAGATTGCTAGTAGAAATGACAAACCTTCCACTGATGTCAAAATGAAGGACACGCAATCGAAGATTAGACTTGAAATTGCTTCCCCCAAGGAAAGTTCCCATAAAAAGTTGAGTTCCTCAAGTGTCCATTTTCCTAAAAGAAGAGATTTCGACATATATTTGGAGGCTAGAAGACATCTCTCGGAGAGGCTCAGCCATGTTGAGAAGGATGAGACCTTCTCTGccaaaaaatccccaaaaacATTAGATAGGATCCTCTCTTCTCACCAGCATGACTTCTTGCCCATTCATAGTCCCGACTGGGTCATTCAATCCAGTTTCGTTACCTCACAAATGAGATTTTTCCCCTACAGTAATTTTTGTGGGCTTCAAAAGGAAGATAAAACAAGCTGCCTAAGTTCATCAACGCAGGATAAAGGACCTTCATCCTTTGCTGATAATGGGAAGTTCGATGATCAGCTGCATATCTTCGGCTCAAAGCCAGGCAATTCAGAGAACCACTCACCTGATACTGAAGGACACAAGAGCATCAGTTCCGTTACCAATGATTTTAGTTCTAACT GTTACGTGAAGAAAGCAGAAACAAACGATGATTTCAAAACTATGGAAGATCCAACCACTGCATCAAGTCGCACGTGCATTACAAGTCCTAGACAAAGCACTGATACAGCCAATATGAGTGAGGAATTTGGATATTTGGAGTGTTCAAGACCA GGGTCGCCTTCAGAGAGTCAGCAGCTAATATCTTCACTTGATGTTTCTTCACCAAGCCCTTCAAGCATTCAGAAACTGGGATTTGGCGATAGCATTTATGATAGAATAGAGAATCCGAGCCCAGTTTCGGTTCTTGATCCAGTTTTCTTAAAGGATATCACCAGCCCTCCAAGTACCACAACCAAACCTG CCAACTCAACAATGCAACCACTTCATGTTGATTTTGAAGAACAATATGGGTACCCGAATTGGGATAAGCTCTTCTTGAAGTGGTATTCGCCGGACCAACTTCTTAGCCCATCCTTTTTTGATGAATTAGAATTACCTTCTCTCGACTCTTCGTGTGATCAGAAACTCCTCTTCGATTACGTCAATGAAGTCATATCAGAGGCATATCAATGTTATTTCAGCTGCTCTCCCGTTCCTTCATTTCTCAAACCCAAACTCCAGCCAATTCCAGTGGACAAAGTAGTGGGTCATGAGATCAAGAAAAGAGTTAATCTGTACCTTCTTCTATCCCCAATGGCGCCACGGAGACTAGACGAGATTGTGGGAGAAGATTTGGCAAGCTCTTCAACATGGATGGATATTCGGCGTGACATTGAAGTTATTGCAGTTCATATGGTGGAGTCCATTCTCGACGAACTGATACCAGAAGCATTACATGAGTTCCATATCTGA
- the LOC131332064 gene encoding uncharacterized protein LOC131332064 isoform X3, with translation MQPNSDLPKCSDLPVGSQLRLQNSGKKMEGEESTTAAVSSVSSTTTTKSETLVSEPGLNSVEAADDGGENPLAGSKPTSLDHKDIFRAIEVVERDSVAIAESFTSLFDSLRLALSEATSSSVDHMQCFSDAAGQIQERALDAASKGNRYINSCLRLNKEMKHVDGLAKQLYPWFLLVFSLHTHLFALSYTGLLP, from the exons ATGCAACCCAATTCTGATTTACCAAAATGTTCTGATTTACCAGTCGGTTCGCAATTGCGACTGCAAAACAGCGGGAAAAAAATGGAAGGCGAGGAGTCGACCACCGCAGCAGTTTCCTCAGTGTCATCAACAACCACCACAAAATCCGAAACCCTAGTTTCAGAACCAGGCCTCAATTCCGTAGAAGCTGCGGATGACGGAGGAGAGAACCCACTCGCAGGATCGAAACCGACGTCGCTCGATCACAAGGACATCTTCAGAGCCATCGAGGTGGTGGAGAGGGACTCCGTGGCCATCGCCGAGAGTTTCACCTCTCTCTTCGATTCCCTCCGCTTGGCTCTCTCCGAG GCAACAAGTAGTTCGGTTGACCACATGCAGTGCTTTAGTGATGCTGCAGGCCAAATTCAAGAACGTG CACTTGATGCAGCCTCAAAAGGGAATCGATATATAAATTCCTGTCTCAG ATTAAACAAAGAAATGAAGCATGTTGATGGGCTCGCCAAGCAACTGTATCCTTGGTTTCTTTTGGTGTTTTCATTGCATACACACTTATTTGCTCTTAG TTACACTGGTTTGCTTCCTTAA